The Alkalibacter rhizosphaerae genomic sequence CCTCGTCAAGTTGAACGGTTTGTTCCATCCTGTCATCGATTTATTTTCCGGGATCAGTTTTGTTGTTTTTATTTTATACGGATCCCAACAGATACTGACTGGAGTCATCACCTTGGGGGATTTCGTAGCTGTCGTCCATTATCTTCATATGATATTATGGCCCATGGTTGCATTGGGAATGATTGCCAACATGTTTCAACGGGGCATAGCTTCCATGGATCGCCTGAATCAGATTTTTGCAGTGGAACCGCAAATAAAAGAAGATGGAGAGGCCCTTTCACTAAAAAAGGCAGATGGCAGCGTCAGTTTTCGGAATGTTTCTTTCCGATACGGCAAGGATCTTCCTTTGGTCTTGGAAAATGTCAGTTTTGACGTTGAACCAGGAACCAGTCTAGCCATTTTAGGAAGAACCGGTAGCGGAAAATCTACGGTCATCGATCTTCTTTTACGACTTTACGACGTTGAAGCGGGAGAGATCCTTTTTTCCGGTGTTCCTATAAAGAAACTAAGTTTGAAAGCACTTCGCAGTGCCATTGCTGCGGTTCCCCAGGACAGTTTTCTTTTTTCGAAAAGTGTGGCAGAAAATATTTCGTTTTCATTGAAAGACGCAGCGCAACGACAGGTCATCGTCGAGGCGGCCAAATTTGCCAAAGTCCATGAAGACATCCTGACAATGCCGGAGGGATACGACACCTTGGTCGGAGAGCGAGGTGTTACCTTGAGCGGAGGTCAAAAACAACGTATTTGCATTGCCAGAGCTTATTTGCGTCAGGCACCATTGCTTATTTTGGACGATTCTCTCTCCGCCGTGGATACGGAAACGGAAGATGCCATCCTGCAGCACCTTCGGGAACTGGGACAAAGCTTGATTTTGATTTCTCAACGCATATCCGCTGTTAAGAATGCAGATCAGATCCTGGTCATGGATGAAGGGAAGATCATACAACGGGGAACACATGAAACCTTAATGGACCAAGTGGGAGGACTTTATAGAACCTTGAACGATCATCAGTTGTTGGAATCAAAACTGGACATCAAACTACGCACAAAGGAGGACCAGAACCATGATTAACAAAAGGGGCCAGTTGATTAACACGAAAGTGATGGGAAGGCTCCTTCGATATGCCTATCCTCATTGGAGATCCTTTTTCTTGGTTTTCGGGTTGATCTTGTTGATGACGATCACCTCTTTGGCCCAACCCAGGTTGGTCCAGTGGATCATCGATAATCATTTAGTAAATTTATCACCGGGAATGGAAGAAGGAGCGGTCCGACAAGAACTATTTCAAATCGGGATCATTGCCTTGACGTATCTGGGTACCGTATTGATCAACTTTGGATCCAATTATGCGCACTTTTGGGTTTTGAACAAAACCGGACAAACCATATTGTTGAATTTGCGACAAGAAGTATACGATCACGTCATGAGTTTATCCATGTCATTTTTTGATACAAACCCATTGGGAAACCTGGTCACACGGATCACTAATGATACGGAAAACCTGAATGAGATGTTTACTTCTGTTTTGACCAGTTTGTTTCAAAATATCGTTTCCATTATTGGGATCATCCTGATCATGCTGACCATGAATTTTCGTCTAGGTCTGATGGTTCTGGCATTGACACCGGCCATCCTGATCATTTCGTTTGTATTCCGAAATATTATACAAAAAGTGTATGAAGAACAGCGGCGGATCCTGTCAAAAATCAACAACCACCTTTCGGAGAATTTGTCCGGGATGAATGTCATACAAATGTTTCACCAAGAGGAAAAAGTATATCAAGAATTCGACAAGGCAGACCGAGATTATTTAAGGGAATCCCAACGAGAAGTCAAATACTTTGCCACGTATCGTCCGGCAGTGGAACTGATCCGTTCGTTGGGGATCGCACTGCTTTTGTGGTATGGTGGAGGAGGCTTCATTCGTGAAACCATTACTTTTGGAATTCTGTATGCATATATAGAATATATCCAACGATTTTTTCATCCAATTTTAAGTTTGGCGGAAACGTACAATGTCATCCAATCTGCATTGACCAGCTCCCGACGAATTTTTTCTCTGATGGATGAGAAACGGACGGTCATCAATCAAACAGATCCGATCCAGGTGGATCGACTGATGGGAAAGGTTGAATTTGATCACGTATGGTTTGCATACAAGGGAGAAGAATGGGTGTTGAAAGATGTTTCCTTCATCATCGAACCTGGTGAGTTTGTCGCCTTTGTAGGTTCCACGGGAGCAGGAAAGTCCTCTATCATGCATCTGATCAGTCGATTCTATGACATACAGAGGGGATCCATTCGTATCGATGGCATCGATATCAAAAATTTTGATGAACAACAGCTTCGCCAAGCCGTCGGAGTGGTCCAACAGGATGTTTTTCTGTTTGGTGGAACAGTGGAAGAAAACATCACCCTGGGAAGAGAATATGTAAGTCGGGATGATGCCATCCAAGCATCCAAATTGGTCAACGCAGAGACTTTTATTCGGCGTTTACCAGGTGGATACGAAGCGCCTGTCATGGAACGGGGAGCCACTTTTTCCGCAGGGCAGCGTCAACTTCTTAGTTATGCAAGAACGGTCGCAGCAGATCCATCCATGTTGATTTTAGATGAAGCCACTGCCAACATCGATACGGAGACGGAACTGCTGATCCAGGACGCTATCATCAAAATGAGTCGGAATCGGACAACCATTGCGGTAGCACATCGAATCAGCACCATTGCCGATGCAGACAAGATCATCGTCATGCATCACGGAGAGATCGCCGAAGAAGGAACAAAAGACCAATTATTGGAGCAGGACGGGATCTTTCGGGTACTGTATGAATTGCAATTTGATCGATAGACAAGAAATCGTTTCATGATATAATCAATACAAAAGTGTATGAACGGAGGAAAATGGATGGGAAATAAAGGAGAAGTATACATAATCGCTACAACAGACCGCAGAGAAGGGGTAAAGCGATGTTTCCAGTATTTGGGGGAGCTGCCCTATGCAGAGAAAAAAATATTTCTGAAACCCAATTACAACACGGCTGATCCGACCCCCGGATCCACTCATAATGAAACGCTGGAGCAGATCTTGACGGAATTGCAGTCGTTTAAACCTGCCCATATGGCTTTTGGAGACCGATGTGGACCTGCGATAATGGCGGAGGTCATACAGGAAAAAGGGTTGGACGATATCGCGAAACAGTTTCAAGTGGATCTTGTCAACTTTGAGGAAATGCCCCAGGAGGATTGGATCCCGGTAAAAGATGAACGATTTCATTGGCCGGATCATCAGATCCATTTGCCCAGAGCGGTACAGGATGCAGACGTGGTAGTCAGTACTTGTACCCTGAAAACTCATGGTTTTGGCGGTGTATTCAGCATGTCCTTGAAATTAGGGGTTGGCATTGTTCCAAAAGACTTCAAAACCCTTCATCATTCGGAGCACATGCGCAAAATGATCGCAGAAATCAATCTGGCCTATGAACCGGATTTTACGGTGATGGACGGGATCGATGCCTTTACCGATGGAGGACCCATGAAGGGAAATTTGGTCAAAGGAAACGTAATGATGGTCTCCAGAGACAGGATCGCACTGGATGCAGTCGGGATCGCCATGCTTCGCCATCTGGGAAGCAACGAAGCCATCATGAATACGCCCATCTTTGAACAGGAGCAGATCGCACGAGCGGTAGAGCTGAATTTAGGGGTATCATCAATCGATGAGATCCAAATCGTCACAGATGATGAACAAAGTGCCAAGTTGGCAGAGAAATTGAAAAAGCACCTTCATTAAAAAATCGAAAGCTTAACAAAAAGGAAAGGAGGGTTCCCATGATACAGGATATAGATCCAAAAGTATTTCGGAATGCTTTTAAAGAAAAAAAAGCGGAATCAAAGGACTTGTTTCTAGCGTATGATGCAGAAAATGTATTGGTCCATGAAGAGAAAACCAAGCTGTGGTACCCGTCCTTTGCAGACTTTGATGCAACATTTCCGGATTTGAAGAATAATGCCCAATTTTTATTTGAAATCGACGACATCAACTATTACTGGGTGGATGAAGAAGGACTGGACCAGGTGGAAGGCTGGGTCTACGTCAGCAGCAGAAGATTTCGTTCGGAACCAAAATATTGGAGATCCTTTGCCGGTGCCATTGGATTGCAATTGAGCCGATGGTATAAGGATCACGGGTTTTGCAGTCGATGTGGAGCATCCACGACCCATGCAGAAAATGAACGGATGCTATATTGCAAGTCTTGTGGTTTTCGCGTCTATCCAACCATTTCTCCATGCGTTATCGTAGGGGTACATGATGGCGACCGTTTGTTGTTGACCCAGTATGCAGGAAGAGAACACACCAGATTTGCCCTTGTGGCAGGTTTTGTGGAAATAGGGGAATCTTTGGAGGAGGCTGTCCATCGGGAAGTGATGGAAGAAGTGGGTGTACGCGTCAAAGACCTTCAGTTTTACAAGAGCCAGCCATGGCCATTTACCGATACGATCTTGGCCGGATTCTTTGCAGCATTGGATGGGGATGATGCCATTACCTTGCAAGAGGATGAACTGGCCTTGGCGGTATGGATGGATCGGAAAGACATTCCTCCGGAAGAATTGAAGATCAGTTTGACTGGAGAAATGATGGAATCATTTCGACTAGGCAAAGTATGAAGTGTTTAATGGAAAGATAAAACAAATAAATTTTCTTAAAGCTGAAAAAGAGCGAGGATCTTAAATAGACCCCCGCTTTTTTCTATATTCCTAAAATCATGAATTTGATGAACGCCATGAATGATTTACGAACGTAATCATCTGGTGGCAGAAAATCCAGCTCCTCTTTTTCGAGTCGATCCAGTAAATCAGTGATTTTAACATCGTTTTCCATTTCATGACCTCCTTTATTTGTATACGCCATATTCATGGACGAATTCGTTTACCGCTTTCAGGTTTTCCACATTAACGTCGCCGTTGGATAGAAGGGCTCTGGAAGTGGCA encodes the following:
- the nudC gene encoding NAD(+) diphosphatase is translated as MIQDIDPKVFRNAFKEKKAESKDLFLAYDAENVLVHEEKTKLWYPSFADFDATFPDLKNNAQFLFEIDDINYYWVDEEGLDQVEGWVYVSSRRFRSEPKYWRSFAGAIGLQLSRWYKDHGFCSRCGASTTHAENERMLYCKSCGFRVYPTISPCVIVGVHDGDRLLLTQYAGREHTRFALVAGFVEIGESLEEAVHREVMEEVGVRVKDLQFYKSQPWPFTDTILAGFFAALDGDDAITLQEDELALAVWMDRKDIPPEELKISLTGEMMESFRLGKV
- a CDS encoding ABC transporter ATP-binding protein, with product MKAYKTLMPFLKRNVHRYVIGILLLMLVDGANLLVPQVLRSFTDWAQTGELTTDRIWVSVLWIMGLGSMIALGRFIWRTQLFGTAKKLEYWLRDKLFRHYLSLDADYYKHAKTGDLMAHATNDVKAVSNTMGAGIMMIIDSIFMTLLTVVMMVITVGMKISMVALLALPFISLAIGRISKPVQRRSRMVQNTFSKLTTEVQENLSGIRVIKASGVEKIRSNSFAKVNETYKKNNMDLVKLNGLFHPVIDLFSGISFVVFILYGSQQILTGVITLGDFVAVVHYLHMILWPMVALGMIANMFQRGIASMDRLNQIFAVEPQIKEDGEALSLKKADGSVSFRNVSFRYGKDLPLVLENVSFDVEPGTSLAILGRTGSGKSTVIDLLLRLYDVEAGEILFSGVPIKKLSLKALRSAIAAVPQDSFLFSKSVAENISFSLKDAAQRQVIVEAAKFAKVHEDILTMPEGYDTLVGERGVTLSGGQKQRICIARAYLRQAPLLILDDSLSAVDTETEDAILQHLRELGQSLILISQRISAVKNADQILVMDEGKIIQRGTHETLMDQVGGLYRTLNDHQLLESKLDIKLRTKEDQNHD
- a CDS encoding ABC transporter ATP-binding protein, yielding MINKRGQLINTKVMGRLLRYAYPHWRSFFLVFGLILLMTITSLAQPRLVQWIIDNHLVNLSPGMEEGAVRQELFQIGIIALTYLGTVLINFGSNYAHFWVLNKTGQTILLNLRQEVYDHVMSLSMSFFDTNPLGNLVTRITNDTENLNEMFTSVLTSLFQNIVSIIGIILIMLTMNFRLGLMVLALTPAILIISFVFRNIIQKVYEEQRRILSKINNHLSENLSGMNVIQMFHQEEKVYQEFDKADRDYLRESQREVKYFATYRPAVELIRSLGIALLLWYGGGGFIRETITFGILYAYIEYIQRFFHPILSLAETYNVIQSALTSSRRIFSLMDEKRTVINQTDPIQVDRLMGKVEFDHVWFAYKGEEWVLKDVSFIIEPGEFVAFVGSTGAGKSSIMHLISRFYDIQRGSIRIDGIDIKNFDEQQLRQAVGVVQQDVFLFGGTVEENITLGREYVSRDDAIQASKLVNAETFIRRLPGGYEAPVMERGATFSAGQRQLLSYARTVAADPSMLILDEATANIDTETELLIQDAIIKMSRNRTTIAVAHRISTIADADKIIVMHHGEIAEEGTKDQLLEQDGIFRVLYELQFDR
- a CDS encoding DUF362 domain-containing protein: MGNKGEVYIIATTDRREGVKRCFQYLGELPYAEKKIFLKPNYNTADPTPGSTHNETLEQILTELQSFKPAHMAFGDRCGPAIMAEVIQEKGLDDIAKQFQVDLVNFEEMPQEDWIPVKDERFHWPDHQIHLPRAVQDADVVVSTCTLKTHGFGGVFSMSLKLGVGIVPKDFKTLHHSEHMRKMIAEINLAYEPDFTVMDGIDAFTDGGPMKGNLVKGNVMMVSRDRIALDAVGIAMLRHLGSNEAIMNTPIFEQEQIARAVELNLGVSSIDEIQIVTDDEQSAKLAEKLKKHLH